Proteins co-encoded in one Christiangramia fulva genomic window:
- a CDS encoding MIP/aquaporin family protein — translation MTPFIAEILGTGLLILIGNSNVANDILKDTKGYGGGWVSITTAWGLAVFAGVVVAGPYSGAHLNPAVTVGLAIGGVFPWELVPEYILAEFIGAMLGSFLVYHMYKDHFDRTPDPGLKRAVFCTEPAIFNIPRNLLTEVTGTFVLLTAVFYFTDARLDDANNTTVGLGSIGAIPVAFIVWGIGLGLGGTTGYAINPARDLGPRIVHFLLPIKDKTDSNWNYSWIPVVGPLVGAAIAAFFFLILSE, via the coding sequence ATGACACCATTCATAGCCGAAATTTTAGGTACAGGTTTACTTATTCTCATTGGGAATTCTAATGTTGCCAATGATATTTTAAAAGACACCAAAGGTTATGGCGGGGGCTGGGTAAGTATTACCACCGCCTGGGGACTTGCGGTTTTTGCCGGAGTAGTAGTGGCCGGACCTTACAGCGGCGCACATTTGAACCCGGCAGTGACCGTTGGCCTTGCTATAGGAGGAGTCTTTCCCTGGGAGCTGGTTCCAGAATATATACTCGCGGAATTTATTGGAGCCATGTTAGGATCATTCCTGGTGTATCATATGTATAAGGATCATTTTGACAGGACGCCCGATCCGGGATTAAAACGAGCCGTGTTCTGCACCGAACCTGCTATTTTCAATATTCCTCGTAACCTTCTTACGGAGGTAACCGGAACTTTTGTATTGTTAACCGCTGTTTTTTATTTCACCGATGCGAGATTGGATGATGCAAATAATACTACGGTTGGCCTGGGTTCCATTGGTGCTATTCCTGTAGCATTTATCGTATGGGGAATAGGTTTGGGACTAGGTGGAACTACCGGCTATGCCATTAATCCTGCCCGGGATTTGGGTCCGAGAATTGTACATTTTTTACTTCCCATTAAAGATAAAACCGATAGTAACTGGAATTATTCCTGGATCCCTGTTGTTGGACCACTTGTTGGAGCTGCAATCGCCGCATTTTTCTTTCTGATCCTTTCAGAATAA
- the glpK gene encoding glycerol kinase GlpK — translation MEKFILALDQGTTSSRAILFNKKGAIVSVAQKEFKQIFPRPGWVEHDPMEIWSSQASVAAQVVTQSGLSGNDVAAMGITNQRETCVVWNKNTGKPVYNAIVWQDKRTLEYCEALKEEGKEKIIREKTGLVIDSYFSATKVKWILENVDGAREMAAKGELAMGTIDSWLIWNFTKRQLHITDVTNASRTMLYNIHTLGWDNELLEIFDIPESMLPEVKDSSEVYGYLETAMFSAKIPIAGIAGDQMAALFGQLCLEKGMVKNTYGTGCFMLMNIGEKPVLSENNLLTSVAWKIGDEVKYALEGSIFVGGAVVQWLRDGLGVIKRSEDVEKLAESIESTEGVYFVPSFAGLGAPHWNQKAKGTIFGLTRGSTDAHIARASLEAIAYQSMDIMKSMEADAGLKISELRVDGGATVNNLLMQFQSDVLNTTTVRPEITETTALGAAYLAGLAVGFWKNIEELIDIWKEERKFEPQENREKIETGIKGWYKAVNAVEYWTRN, via the coding sequence ATGGAAAAATTCATACTTGCCCTGGATCAGGGGACAACCAGCTCGAGAGCTATTCTTTTTAATAAAAAAGGAGCTATAGTTTCGGTGGCTCAAAAGGAATTCAAACAAATATTTCCCCGGCCGGGTTGGGTAGAACATGATCCTATGGAGATCTGGTCTTCGCAGGCGTCGGTTGCCGCACAGGTAGTTACTCAGTCAGGTCTTTCCGGAAATGATGTGGCGGCAATGGGAATTACCAATCAGCGGGAAACCTGTGTGGTATGGAATAAGAACACAGGGAAGCCGGTTTATAATGCCATTGTCTGGCAGGATAAACGAACCCTGGAGTATTGTGAAGCTTTAAAAGAGGAAGGAAAAGAAAAAATTATCCGTGAAAAAACAGGCCTGGTAATAGATTCATACTTTTCGGCTACCAAAGTAAAATGGATCCTTGAAAATGTTGACGGAGCCAGAGAAATGGCAGCAAAGGGAGAACTCGCAATGGGCACAATAGATTCGTGGCTCATATGGAACTTTACCAAAAGGCAACTCCATATCACCGATGTTACCAATGCTTCCCGTACCATGCTTTATAATATCCATACCTTAGGCTGGGACAACGAATTGTTGGAAATTTTTGATATCCCTGAATCCATGCTTCCTGAGGTAAAAGATTCAAGCGAAGTTTACGGCTATTTAGAAACAGCCATGTTTTCGGCTAAAATTCCCATTGCAGGTATTGCTGGTGACCAAATGGCGGCTTTGTTCGGGCAACTTTGCCTGGAGAAAGGGATGGTTAAGAACACCTATGGAACCGGATGTTTTATGCTGATGAACATCGGCGAGAAACCTGTGCTTTCCGAAAATAATCTACTCACTTCTGTAGCCTGGAAAATTGGTGATGAGGTAAAATATGCGCTGGAAGGGAGTATTTTTGTTGGTGGTGCGGTTGTTCAATGGTTGCGAGACGGTCTTGGAGTTATAAAAAGATCGGAAGATGTTGAGAAATTAGCAGAGAGCATCGAAAGCACCGAAGGTGTCTATTTTGTCCCCTCATTTGCAGGATTGGGAGCGCCGCATTGGAACCAGAAAGCTAAAGGAACTATTTTTGGATTAACACGCGGTTCAACCGATGCGCATATTGCCCGGGCCTCTCTGGAAGCCATCGCGTATCAGTCTATGGACATTATGAAATCTATGGAAGCTGACGCGGGGCTGAAAATTTCTGAATTGAGGGTAGATGGTGGAGCAACCGTGAATAATTTGCTTATGCAGTTCCAGAGCGACGTATTAAACACCACGACGGTCAGACCCGAAATTACCGAAACCACAGCCCTTGGTGCCGCTTATCTTGCCGGTCTGGCTGTAGGATTCTGGAAAAATATCGAAGAATTAATCGATATTTGGAAAGAAGAAAGAAAGTTCGAACCACAGGAAAACAGGGAAAAAATTGAAACTGGAATAAAAGGCTGGTATAAAGCAGTAAACGCCGTAGAGTATTGGACTCGAAATTAA
- a CDS encoding glycerol-3-phosphate dehydrogenase/oxidase, with protein sequence MKHYQFARKRLIRELSEENQWDVLIIGGGATGLGIAVDAATRGYRTLLLEQVDFAKGTSSRSTKLVHGGIRYLAQGNVELVREALNERGLLAQNAPHLVKKQKFVIPNYAWWEGLYYNFGLKTYDFLAGKLSMGKSASISLKKIINRFPTLIQEDLRGGVEYMDGQFDDARLAINLAQTCIENDGYCLNHFKVINILKDKEDMVNGVEAIEEETGKSYRFHSRLVINATGVFVDYIRNMANPTAKKIIRASQGVHLVFDKEFFPGKHALMIPKTDDGRVLFAVPWKDKVLVGTTDTLLEKPSLEPVALEEEIDFILNNFNKYLIRKVSRKDVKSIFAGLRPLAASGDDERKTKEISRGHKIMLSGNGLLSITGGKWTTYRKMAEDTLDYAIEHKFLPFRECVTENFLIHGATSQKTKDSHLQLYGSDKTLIFDLINERPELGVRLDEELPFLKAEVVWAVQYEMARTLEDVLARRVRALFLDSAAAIRMAPEVAKIMAWELGRDKDWIENQLLEFKEVAKHYMLKKEKTA encoded by the coding sequence TTGAAACATTATCAATTCGCAAGAAAACGACTTATTCGTGAGCTTTCCGAAGAGAATCAATGGGATGTTCTTATTATAGGTGGGGGTGCTACCGGGCTGGGAATTGCGGTAGACGCCGCAACTCGTGGGTATAGAACCTTACTATTGGAACAGGTTGATTTTGCAAAGGGAACCTCAAGCCGCAGTACAAAATTAGTGCATGGAGGCATACGATATCTGGCTCAGGGGAATGTGGAGCTGGTAAGGGAAGCCCTAAACGAACGGGGACTCCTGGCACAAAATGCTCCTCATCTGGTAAAAAAGCAAAAATTCGTTATTCCTAATTATGCGTGGTGGGAAGGATTATATTACAATTTTGGCCTTAAAACCTATGATTTTCTTGCAGGAAAATTGAGTATGGGAAAATCTGCAAGCATCAGCTTAAAAAAAATTATAAATAGGTTTCCAACCCTCATCCAGGAGGACCTTAGAGGAGGAGTGGAATACATGGATGGCCAGTTTGATGATGCCAGGCTGGCTATTAACCTTGCACAAACCTGCATTGAAAACGATGGTTATTGCCTTAATCATTTCAAGGTTATTAATATTCTGAAGGATAAAGAAGATATGGTAAATGGGGTTGAGGCCATAGAAGAGGAAACCGGGAAATCGTATCGCTTTCATTCCCGACTTGTTATAAATGCTACAGGGGTTTTTGTAGATTACATAAGAAATATGGCAAATCCGACAGCTAAAAAAATTATTAGAGCGAGCCAGGGAGTGCATTTGGTGTTTGATAAAGAATTTTTTCCTGGTAAACATGCGCTTATGATTCCTAAAACCGATGATGGGCGTGTTCTTTTTGCTGTTCCGTGGAAGGATAAAGTGCTTGTGGGAACAACCGATACCCTTCTTGAAAAACCAAGTCTGGAGCCGGTTGCCCTTGAAGAAGAGATTGATTTTATTTTGAATAACTTCAATAAATATCTCATCCGGAAGGTGAGCCGAAAAGATGTTAAAAGTATTTTCGCAGGTTTGAGGCCACTGGCGGCTTCTGGAGATGATGAAAGAAAAACCAAGGAGATTTCCCGCGGCCATAAAATCATGCTTTCGGGAAATGGACTTTTGAGCATTACCGGTGGAAAATGGACCACCTATCGAAAAATGGCTGAAGATACCCTCGATTATGCTATTGAACATAAATTCCTGCCCTTTCGTGAGTGCGTGACCGAAAACTTTTTAATTCATGGAGCAACTTCACAGAAAACAAAGGATAGTCACCTTCAACTTTACGGAAGTGATAAAACCTTGATTTTTGATCTTATTAATGAGCGGCCAGAACTGGGAGTAAGACTGGATGAAGAGCTACCGTTTTTAAAGGCCGAGGTTGTTTGGGCGGTTCAATATGAAATGGCCAGGACTCTTGAAGATGTGCTTGCTCGAAGGGTAAGAGCCTTGTTCCTGGATTCCGCAGCGGCAATAAGAATGGCTCCTGAAGTAGCAAAAATAATGGCTTGGGAGTTAGGAAGGGACAAGGATTGGATAGAAAACCAGCTTTTGGAGTTTAAGGAAGTTGCGAAGCACTATATGCTAAAAAAAGAGAAAACCGCTTAA
- a CDS encoding DeoR/GlpR family DNA-binding transcription regulator: protein MLRHQQILEKLKKDKYIEVQDLCEILDVSAVTIRKDLRLLEQKGLLFRTHGGASLENPYIAEKPVIEKEKLYTEEKSRIATKAASLIQPNDTIIIGSGTTVQNLAKAIVPKEKLSVITSSLYVALELTKYEEIEIIQLGGPLRHSSASVTGYYAEEILKNITCHQLFLGVDAIDTENGCTTTSLEEAILNRKMIKAAQKVIILADSTKFGKRSLGKICDLDQVHEIITDDKISSKTLKRLKDSGVKVSIA, encoded by the coding sequence ATGCTCCGACACCAACAAATTTTGGAAAAGCTAAAAAAGGATAAGTATATAGAAGTGCAGGATCTGTGCGAGATACTGGACGTTTCAGCTGTTACCATTCGTAAAGATCTACGGCTTCTAGAACAGAAAGGCCTTCTGTTTCGTACCCACGGGGGCGCCTCTCTCGAAAATCCTTATATAGCTGAAAAACCGGTGATTGAAAAGGAAAAACTTTACACCGAAGAAAAATCGCGCATAGCCACTAAAGCAGCATCATTGATCCAGCCCAACGATACCATTATAATTGGCTCGGGAACCACCGTTCAAAATTTGGCAAAAGCAATTGTTCCAAAAGAAAAACTCAGCGTCATTACGTCTTCGCTGTATGTTGCGCTGGAACTCACAAAATATGAAGAGATTGAAATCATTCAGCTTGGGGGGCCGCTTCGACATTCCTCTGCTTCTGTTACCGGTTATTATGCTGAAGAAATTCTAAAAAATATCACCTGTCACCAGTTATTCCTTGGGGTGGATGCCATAGATACCGAAAATGGGTGTACCACTACCAGCCTGGAAGAAGCGATTTTGAATAGAAAAATGATAAAAGCAGCACAAAAAGTGATTATTCTGGCTGATTCTACCAAATTCGGAAAAAGGAGCCTGGGGAAAATCTGTGATTTGGACCAGGTTCATGAAATTATCACGGATGATAAGATCTCTTCAAAAACTTTAAAACGGCTTAAGGATTCCGGAGTAAAAGTGAGTATTGCCTAA
- a CDS encoding alpha-1,4-glucan--maltose-1-phosphate maltosyltransferase — MNKSRVIIENIKPAVNCGEYPIKRVVNEKVSVSADIFGDGHDIVQASIHFKPKNSRSFQESRLHPTFNDQWEGNFKVEKQGYYDYHIEAWVDHGLTWRHGIIKKIEAGQKVNSELLEGADLLKPLLKTCTTSEAGFIKKAIEAFTDENRYEEAASICLHEELHQLLVKYPHKAVPNESKNYQVYVDREKARFSTWYEFFPRSASSEEGKHGTFKDCEELLPRISEMGFDTLYFPPIHPIGEENRKGKNNATRAKEDDVGSPWGIGSEKGGHKSIHPELGDIDDFRHLVKKAQEMGIEVAMDYALQTAPDHPYVKEHPKWFKWRPDGTIQYAENPPKKYQDILPIYFESSEWKKMWQEFLDVMLYWIEEAGIRIFRVDNPHTKPFYFWGWLINEIKKKHPDILFLSEAFTRPKIMSQLAKQGFTQSYTYFTWRTNKHELTEYVNELTKSELKEYFRPNFWPNTPDINPYHLQGANESMFMIRYFLAATLSSNTGIYGPVYEFQVSDAIPGREEYLNSEKYQVSHWDWKAENKLMRIIAKINKARKTNTSLQQTNNIQFCDIHDDGLMAYYKWDEERENETLMVVSLDPYYQKQGTVRVPRHEMGLHHGENIRVEDQITGNSYNWDKEWCYIELHPAMPFHLFTIHKNS, encoded by the coding sequence GTGAATAAGAGTAGAGTAATTATTGAAAATATTAAGCCCGCAGTTAACTGTGGGGAATACCCCATAAAAAGAGTCGTTAATGAAAAGGTTTCGGTTAGTGCCGATATTTTTGGAGATGGCCATGATATAGTTCAGGCATCTATTCATTTTAAACCGAAAAATTCCCGCAGTTTTCAGGAAAGTCGTCTCCACCCCACCTTCAACGACCAGTGGGAAGGAAATTTCAAGGTTGAAAAACAGGGTTATTACGATTATCATATCGAAGCCTGGGTTGATCATGGTCTTACCTGGAGGCATGGTATTATTAAAAAAATAGAGGCGGGACAAAAGGTGAATTCTGAATTACTTGAAGGTGCAGATTTGCTGAAACCACTCTTAAAAACTTGCACGACCTCAGAAGCCGGCTTTATCAAAAAAGCCATTGAAGCCTTTACTGATGAAAATCGATATGAAGAAGCTGCATCTATTTGCCTTCATGAAGAGCTGCATCAGCTTTTAGTAAAATATCCTCATAAGGCAGTGCCCAATGAATCTAAAAATTATCAAGTCTATGTCGATCGCGAAAAAGCAAGATTTAGTACCTGGTATGAGTTTTTTCCGCGTTCAGCATCTTCCGAAGAAGGAAAACATGGTACTTTTAAAGATTGCGAAGAGCTGCTGCCACGAATTTCAGAGATGGGTTTTGACACTCTATATTTTCCGCCGATACATCCCATCGGGGAGGAAAACCGCAAGGGGAAGAACAATGCGACCCGCGCCAAAGAAGATGATGTGGGTTCTCCCTGGGGAATAGGTTCAGAAAAAGGTGGTCATAAATCTATTCATCCCGAGTTGGGTGATATTGATGATTTCAGGCATCTTGTTAAAAAAGCCCAGGAAATGGGTATTGAGGTTGCGATGGATTATGCCTTGCAAACGGCTCCAGACCATCCTTACGTAAAAGAGCATCCAAAATGGTTTAAATGGCGTCCTGACGGGACTATTCAATATGCCGAAAATCCGCCTAAAAAATACCAGGACATTTTGCCAATCTATTTTGAATCTTCAGAATGGAAAAAAATGTGGCAGGAGTTTCTCGATGTGATGTTATACTGGATCGAAGAAGCAGGGATACGAATCTTCCGGGTAGATAATCCGCATACAAAACCTTTTTATTTCTGGGGCTGGCTGATAAATGAGATCAAAAAGAAACATCCTGATATTCTTTTTCTTTCAGAAGCTTTTACCAGGCCAAAAATTATGAGTCAGCTTGCCAAACAGGGCTTTACCCAGTCTTATACTTATTTCACCTGGCGCACGAACAAGCATGAACTCACCGAATACGTGAATGAACTTACAAAATCAGAATTAAAAGAATATTTCAGGCCCAATTTCTGGCCAAATACGCCAGATATCAACCCGTATCATTTGCAGGGAGCTAATGAATCTATGTTTATGATCAGGTATTTTTTGGCTGCCACTTTAAGTTCCAATACGGGTATCTATGGCCCGGTCTATGAATTCCAGGTTTCAGATGCTATTCCGGGAAGAGAAGAATATTTAAATTCAGAAAAATACCAGGTAAGCCATTGGGACTGGAAGGCAGAAAATAAGCTAATGCGGATAATCGCAAAGATCAATAAAGCCAGGAAAACCAATACTTCCCTTCAACAAACCAATAACATTCAGTTTTGTGATATTCATGACGATGGATTAATGGCCTATTATAAATGGGACGAGGAGCGTGAAAATGAAACCCTAATGGTTGTTAGTTTAGATCCTTATTATCAAAAGCAGGGAACCGTAAGGGTGCCGCGTCACGAAATGGGTTTACATCACGGTGAAAACATCAGGGTGGAAGATCAAATTACCGGAAACTCCTATAATTGGGACAAGGAATGGTGTTATATAGAATTACATCCCGCAATGCCGTTTCATTTATTTACAATTCATAAAAACTCATAG
- a CDS encoding maltokinase N-terminal cap-like domain-containing protein: MSEEAVSNMKESEYKFKCDWKLAFEDENFVKTFSTEILENYILKQRWYAGKSSTLKYIEVVDSFKVASSKNIYYGVLIEVNFSEAFFQNYFIPLSFITAQKDIKEQTSTIAPASFNGQDGYLIDAIHIEDFRKLVFDKIMAYSADNPDEKTVFHRSETVQPQKYKSSKFMGGEQSNTSIIYNDEYVMKFFRRIYTSTNPDYEIIRFLTEKSKFRHIPGYVGSVNLSFENGETITLGLMQMLIENEGDAWKYMLQELKKVFSGLESKKIKASSLPDISLYQRQPIHSIPPEIIDFAGLNLFLKVSKLALRTAEMHIALGSDMQDTAFTPTKYNGDYAVWLKNRLIYMFQNRVNTIENNMHKLEGEALELAKDFLDRKKEIREHFLNFNWTKMKSERTRIHGDYHLGQVLVDHDDFYLLDFEGEPESTIQDRKVKQPPLKDVAGMFRSFHYAIYSTIFNNSDKLSPCQEELFAAGEILYKYMIAVFMETYVKTVQENNLNIGYKQEIEFLLDYCLLEKAVYELGYELNSRPRWTIIPLRGIASILKHKKK; encoded by the coding sequence ATGTCAGAAGAGGCCGTATCAAACATGAAAGAGAGTGAGTATAAATTTAAATGCGATTGGAAACTCGCATTTGAAGATGAAAATTTTGTGAAAACCTTCAGCACGGAAATTCTTGAAAATTATATTCTGAAGCAGCGGTGGTACGCGGGTAAATCAAGCACTTTGAAATATATTGAAGTGGTAGATTCTTTCAAGGTAGCCTCATCAAAGAATATTTATTACGGGGTGCTCATAGAAGTGAATTTTAGTGAAGCTTTTTTTCAGAACTATTTTATCCCTTTGAGCTTCATTACCGCCCAAAAAGACATAAAAGAACAAACTTCCACGATAGCTCCGGCGAGCTTTAACGGGCAGGATGGCTATCTTATTGACGCCATTCATATTGAAGATTTCAGGAAGCTGGTTTTTGATAAAATAATGGCTTATTCTGCCGACAATCCTGATGAGAAAACTGTTTTTCACCGCTCTGAAACTGTTCAGCCTCAAAAGTATAAATCTTCAAAGTTCATGGGCGGCGAGCAAAGCAATACTTCCATTATTTATAATGATGAGTATGTAATGAAGTTCTTCCGCAGAATTTACACCAGTACAAATCCCGATTATGAGATCATTCGTTTTTTAACCGAAAAAAGCAAGTTCAGGCATATTCCGGGATACGTTGGAAGCGTCAATCTTTCTTTTGAAAACGGTGAAACCATCACCCTGGGCCTCATGCAAATGCTTATTGAAAATGAAGGTGACGCATGGAAATATATGCTGCAGGAGCTTAAAAAGGTATTTTCAGGTTTAGAGAGCAAGAAAATCAAAGCTTCCAGCTTACCCGATATTTCTCTTTATCAAAGGCAGCCAATTCATTCCATTCCTCCCGAAATTATTGATTTTGCCGGGCTCAATCTTTTTCTTAAAGTATCAAAACTGGCGCTTAGAACTGCCGAAATGCATATAGCCCTGGGAAGTGACATGCAAGATACCGCTTTCACTCCTACAAAATATAATGGCGATTACGCTGTCTGGCTTAAAAACAGGCTCATTTATATGTTCCAGAACAGGGTGAACACCATAGAAAATAACATGCACAAATTAGAAGGGGAAGCCCTGGAGCTGGCAAAAGATTTTCTGGATCGCAAAAAAGAGATCAGGGAACATTTTCTCAATTTCAACTGGACAAAAATGAAGAGTGAACGTACGAGAATCCACGGTGATTATCACCTAGGACAGGTTTTGGTCGATCACGACGATTTTTACCTGCTAGATTTTGAGGGGGAGCCCGAGAGTACCATTCAGGACAGGAAAGTGAAACAACCTCCTCTTAAAGATGTTGCAGGCATGTTTCGCTCCTTTCATTACGCCATTTATTCAACTATTTTCAATAATAGCGATAAACTCTCCCCCTGCCAGGAAGAACTTTTTGCCGCAGGAGAGATTTTATACAAATATATGATCGCCGTTTTTATGGAAACCTACGTAAAAACGGTTCAGGAAAACAACCTCAATATTGGTTATAAACAGGAAATTGAATTTTTACTGGATTATTGTTTGCTGGAAAAAGCAGTATATGAACTGGGATATGAACTAAATTCACGCCCACGTTGGACTATTATCCCTTTAAGAGGAATAGCCAGTATTTTAAAACACAAGAAAAAATAA
- the glgB gene encoding 1,4-alpha-glucan branching protein GlgB produces MKKDVQVHSFFSDFDISLFRAGKHFRLYEKFGAHITEVDGEKGVYFAVWAPSAKNVSVIGDFNYWLEGEHPLNVRWDGSGIWEGFIPGVKKGDKYKYKIQSNVNDMTLEKADPYALKCERPPNTASIVWDLDYKWKDKKHIGSRKDKNSLESPYSIYELHLGSWRKNMDENRSLTYTEMADELVNYVKECGFTHVEFMPIMEYPYDPSWGYQLTGYFAPTSRFGDPQEFMHLVDAFHAAGIGVILDWVPSHFPEDKHGLGLFDGSHLYEHPDPRRGYHPDWKSLIFNYGRNEVRSFLISNAIFWLDKYHADGLRVDAVASMLYLDYSREDGEWEPNEHGGRENLEAISFVRELNQEVYKSFEGVQTIAEESTSFPMVSRPVDLGGLGFGMKWMMGWMHDTLEYFKKDPIYRRYHQNDITFSMTYTFTENFVLPLSHDEVVYGKHSLLGRMPGDEWQRFANLRLLYSYMFTHPGAKLLFMGAEIGQYEEWNYNTSLDWHLLQYDYHKGIKSLLTGLNKLYRKEPALYEKQFVAEGFEWIAYDDSENSVLSYIRKGEDRKDDLIIVCNFTPSVLENYRVGMPREGKLKEIFSSDKREFGGSGVSNKQLKIEETAIHGKDFSASITIPPLGTVVFKIL; encoded by the coding sequence ATGAAGAAAGACGTACAGGTACATTCTTTTTTTTCAGATTTTGATATTTCCCTATTCAGGGCTGGAAAACATTTTAGGCTTTACGAGAAATTTGGTGCCCATATAACCGAAGTAGATGGTGAAAAAGGAGTTTATTTTGCCGTCTGGGCTCCTTCGGCAAAAAATGTTTCAGTGATTGGAGATTTTAATTACTGGCTGGAAGGCGAACATCCTCTTAATGTACGGTGGGATGGCAGCGGAATTTGGGAAGGTTTTATTCCCGGTGTTAAAAAAGGGGACAAATACAAATATAAAATTCAGTCTAATGTCAATGACATGACCCTGGAAAAGGCCGATCCCTATGCATTAAAATGTGAACGTCCGCCTAATACGGCTTCTATAGTCTGGGATCTTGACTATAAATGGAAAGATAAAAAGCATATAGGTTCCAGGAAGGATAAGAATTCCCTGGAAAGTCCTTATTCCATCTATGAACTGCATTTAGGTTCCTGGCGAAAAAATATGGATGAAAACCGTTCCCTTACCTATACCGAAATGGCCGATGAACTTGTAAATTACGTCAAAGAGTGCGGATTTACCCATGTGGAGTTTATGCCAATTATGGAATATCCTTATGATCCTTCCTGGGGATATCAGTTAACAGGGTATTTTGCCCCCACTTCCAGATTTGGTGATCCGCAGGAATTCATGCACCTGGTGGACGCTTTTCATGCCGCTGGAATCGGGGTGATCCTGGATTGGGTCCCTTCGCATTTTCCTGAAGACAAGCATGGTCTGGGGCTTTTCGACGGCTCTCATTTATATGAACATCCCGATCCCCGAAGAGGTTATCATCCCGACTGGAAAAGCCTGATCTTTAACTACGGAAGAAATGAAGTGCGTTCTTTTTTAATTAGCAATGCCATTTTCTGGCTCGATAAATATCATGCTGATGGCTTGCGTGTGGATGCCGTGGCCTCTATGCTTTATCTTGATTATTCCCGGGAAGATGGAGAATGGGAACCAAATGAACATGGCGGACGCGAAAACCTGGAAGCGATAAGTTTTGTAAGAGAATTGAATCAGGAAGTCTACAAAAGTTTTGAAGGTGTACAAACCATCGCCGAAGAATCCACTTCTTTCCCTATGGTCTCTAGACCTGTTGATTTAGGTGGCCTTGGCTTCGGAATGAAATGGATGATGGGCTGGATGCACGACACCCTCGAATATTTCAAAAAAGATCCTATTTACCGCAGATATCATCAGAATGATATCACTTTTAGTATGACCTATACCTTCACCGAGAATTTCGTGCTTCCTTTAAGTCATGACGAGGTAGTTTACGGCAAACATTCCCTTTTGGGGCGTATGCCCGGCGACGAATGGCAGCGGTTTGCTAATCTAAGGCTTCTCTATTCTTATATGTTTACCCACCCCGGCGCCAAATTACTTTTCATGGGTGCTGAAATTGGCCAATATGAAGAGTGGAATTACAATACCAGCCTTGACTGGCACTTGCTGCAATATGATTATCATAAAGGAATAAAAAGTTTATTAACCGGATTAAATAAGTTATATAGAAAAGAACCTGCCCTTTATGAAAAACAGTTTGTGGCAGAAGGCTTTGAATGGATCGCTTATGATGATTCAGAAAATTCTGTCTTAAGTTATATCAGAAAAGGAGAAGATCGTAAGGATGACCTAATCATAGTCTGCAACTTTACTCCAAGCGTTCTTGAGAATTATCGCGTAGGAATGCCGCGTGAAGGTAAGCTAAAAGAGATTTTCAGCTCTGATAAAAGAGAATTCGGAGGATCAGGAGTTAGCAATAAGCAGCTCAAAATAGAAGAAACCGCCATTCATGGAAAAGATTTTTCCGCCAGTATCACAATACCACCCTTAGGTACGGTAGTTTTCAAAATTTTATAA